A region of Candidatus Sysuiplasma jiujiangense DNA encodes the following proteins:
- a CDS encoding EamA family transporter — protein sequence MDRKRLAAVAATLSAAALWGTSFPVIKVGLETVNPYSFLAWRFIVAALLMMLIHYLRKGKFGRLVTRRTLLVGFILSLSFLFQYVGQVTTTAAEAAVLLNTGPIIVPVLAYFLISEKLSSRRWPAVGIGVFGIVFTSGVIGSGGVSSSLYGALALLLGALFTSVYIVVTKSQSGEAEPVELFTGSFICAAIFVSVYSAVTGNLSASLWYNAGPASSVLYLSVMCTIVPFLLWFRGLRGLTATASTVITLFEPVVSILISVFILDEQFTLFEFGGTVLIFAAILWMSI from the coding sequence ATGGACAGGAAGAGACTTGCAGCAGTGGCAGCCACTCTTTCTGCCGCAGCCTTATGGGGCACATCCTTCCCGGTCATCAAGGTAGGTCTCGAAACTGTCAACCCCTACAGCTTCCTTGCATGGCGTTTCATTGTTGCCGCACTGCTCATGATGCTCATCCACTATCTCAGGAAAGGAAAATTCGGCCGTCTTGTAACAAGGCGGACGCTTCTCGTCGGCTTCATACTGTCCCTCTCCTTCCTTTTCCAGTATGTCGGCCAGGTGACAACCACGGCCGCAGAAGCTGCAGTACTTCTGAACACCGGACCGATCATCGTTCCGGTGCTTGCCTATTTTCTCATCAGCGAGAAACTCAGCTCCAGGCGCTGGCCGGCGGTCGGCATCGGCGTATTCGGCATAGTGTTCACCTCCGGCGTCATTGGGAGCGGCGGCGTCTCATCCTCACTCTACGGTGCGCTCGCACTGCTTCTCGGGGCGCTGTTCACATCGGTCTATATCGTCGTCACTAAAAGCCAGTCGGGCGAAGCCGAGCCTGTTGAACTGTTCACCGGTTCATTCATATGCGCCGCGATCTTTGTATCCGTCTATTCGGCGGTGACCGGGAATCTCTCCGCATCGCTCTGGTATAATGCCGGCCCGGCCTCTTCCGTCCTGTATCTTTCCGTTATGTGCACGATTGTTCCCTTCCTGCTCTGGTTCCGCGGCCTCAGGGGGCTGACAGCCACAGCATCGACAGTCATAACGCTTTTCGAGCCGGTGGTCAGCATACTGATATCTGTATTCATTCTGGACGAGCAGTTCACCCTTTTCGAATTCGGAGGCACCGTCCTGATATTTGCCGCAATACTGTGGATGAGCATCTGA
- the gatE gene encoding Glu-tRNA(Gln) amidotransferase subunit GatE has translation MSETVRIKAGLEIHQQLDTKKLFCSCGSALNDAVKGKVVRKLRASRSEMGETDAAALWQSSLDLLYEYEISENSCLVELDEEPPHEANMDALSIGLKVALLLHSEPVDEIHFMRKIVVDGSNTSGFQRTALISTGGYVEVGGRRIGIQSVCCEEDACRKIERKDRSVVYRLDRLGVPLLEIATEPDIDSPELLKETARKIGMLLRAAGNVRRGIGTIREDINISVEGGSRVEIKGVQELEMLPRIAAGEALRQRRLIDARALLRERKARAGGRWTDVTPLLSGSESALIASALKKAERIGAMALIGFRGTLQKDGNSVIGREIAQYLRPLGVKGILHSDELPAYGISEEEKERVSRHLKLGENDAFVLCAAEAGMMDTIFRTVASRAAMSLSGVPEETRDAKEDGTTAYSRPLPGSARMYPETDVLPVSVGHEWTERLKADLPEPFDVQARKLSDDFGIHIQQATQLAEEGWTALFTGMCSNYGNASVLARILLNYLPEAEKLYGRSADSPVFLETVMKALAEGRFAKEAVEQIIKCVVSGKDIQECLEAAASAVSRSDAERIIRRIVAEHHELISERGEAALSPLMGLAMKELRGKLDGKEISSLLSSIIRESAR, from the coding sequence TTGTCTGAAACTGTCAGGATAAAGGCCGGTCTCGAGATACACCAGCAGCTCGATACAAAGAAACTGTTCTGCAGCTGCGGTTCAGCGCTGAACGATGCCGTAAAGGGGAAGGTCGTACGGAAGCTGCGCGCATCAAGGTCGGAAATGGGTGAAACAGATGCTGCCGCACTGTGGCAGTCCTCGCTGGACCTTCTCTACGAATATGAGATAAGCGAAAACAGCTGCCTCGTGGAGCTTGACGAGGAGCCGCCGCATGAGGCCAACATGGATGCCCTGTCCATCGGTCTGAAGGTTGCACTGCTTCTGCACTCTGAACCGGTTGATGAAATACATTTCATGAGGAAGATCGTTGTGGACGGTTCAAACACTTCCGGATTCCAGCGTACCGCGCTGATCTCCACCGGCGGCTACGTCGAAGTCGGCGGCAGGCGGATAGGCATTCAGTCTGTCTGCTGCGAAGAGGATGCCTGCAGGAAGATTGAGCGGAAGGACAGAAGCGTGGTCTACAGGCTTGACAGGCTCGGTGTTCCGCTGCTGGAGATCGCAACCGAACCGGACATAGATTCGCCTGAACTGCTGAAGGAGACTGCAAGAAAGATCGGAATGCTGCTGAGGGCCGCAGGCAACGTAAGGAGAGGCATAGGCACCATCAGGGAGGACATCAACATATCGGTGGAGGGAGGCTCAAGGGTCGAGATAAAAGGTGTCCAGGAGCTGGAAATGCTTCCCAGGATAGCGGCCGGTGAGGCTCTCAGGCAGAGGCGCCTTATCGATGCGCGTGCCCTCCTCAGGGAAAGGAAGGCGCGTGCGGGCGGGCGCTGGACAGACGTGACACCGCTTCTGTCCGGATCGGAATCCGCCCTGATTGCCTCGGCACTGAAGAAGGCGGAGCGGATAGGGGCGATGGCGCTGATTGGCTTCCGCGGAACGCTCCAGAAGGACGGAAACAGTGTAATCGGAAGGGAAATAGCCCAGTACCTGAGGCCGCTTGGTGTGAAGGGAATACTGCACTCGGACGAGCTTCCTGCCTACGGCATAAGCGAAGAGGAGAAGGAGCGTGTATCGCGTCATCTCAAACTGGGCGAAAATGACGCCTTCGTGCTTTGTGCGGCGGAGGCCGGGATGATGGACACCATTTTCAGGACCGTTGCCTCCAGGGCAGCAATGTCGCTGTCCGGCGTTCCGGAGGAAACACGCGACGCGAAGGAGGACGGGACAACAGCATACAGCAGGCCTCTGCCCGGCAGCGCGAGGATGTACCCCGAAACGGACGTCCTTCCGGTTTCAGTCGGGCATGAATGGACGGAGAGACTGAAAGCCGACCTCCCCGAGCCATTCGATGTTCAGGCACGGAAACTGTCGGATGATTTCGGTATACACATCCAGCAGGCAACACAGCTTGCCGAGGAGGGCTGGACAGCACTGTTCACGGGTATGTGCTCAAACTACGGGAATGCCTCCGTCCTCGCCAGGATACTTCTCAACTATCTTCCGGAGGCGGAGAAACTGTACGGCCGGAGCGCGGACAGTCCCGTCTTTCTGGAAACAGTGATGAAGGCACTGGCCGAAGGCAGATTTGCGAAGGAGGCGGTAGAGCAGATAATAAAGTGCGTCGTGTCCGGAAAGGACATACAGGAATGCCTGGAGGCGGCGGCGTCCGCTGTGAGCCGTTCGGACGCCGAACGCATAATCAGGAGGATCGTTGCGGAGCACCATGAGCTAATCAGCGAACGCGGGGAAGCTGCGCTGAGCCCGCTGATGGGTCTCGCAATGAAGGAGCTTCGCGGCAAACTGGACGGAAAGGAGATAAGTTCCCTGCTCTCAAGCATCATCAGGGAGAGCGCCCGGTAG
- a CDS encoding methyltransferase, producing the protein MPAVIEGIRIVRWEGAYFPAEDTVLILKSIGDGNGNFLDVGTGTGIVGIGAALKGYAVVSTDIDMDCLRAAAENAEANGAAVGFVRCDLAGALRGPFDIIAFNPPYLPEEGLPDRQLTGGERGFELALRLLYQARDLLSEKGRVLIVLSSMSSIGEFARLAGRDWKIATADSVKLNFETLHLVEARLRRGREKLLPGALPDDA; encoded by the coding sequence GTGCCGGCAGTAATTGAAGGCATCCGGATAGTCCGCTGGGAGGGGGCCTATTTTCCTGCGGAGGACACTGTCCTGATCCTCAAATCGATAGGAGACGGCAACGGAAATTTCCTGGATGTCGGGACAGGGACAGGCATAGTTGGAATCGGCGCCGCACTGAAGGGCTATGCAGTCGTTTCCACCGATATCGATATGGACTGTCTGCGGGCTGCGGCCGAAAATGCGGAAGCCAACGGCGCAGCCGTAGGCTTTGTGAGATGCGACCTTGCGGGAGCGCTCAGGGGACCGTTTGATATAATCGCGTTCAACCCGCCCTATCTTCCGGAGGAAGGACTGCCGGACAGGCAGCTCACGGGAGGAGAAAGGGGATTCGAGCTGGCGCTGAGACTCCTTTACCAGGCGCGTGATCTGCTTTCAGAGAAAGGCAGGGTGCTGATTGTTCTCAGTTCCATGAGCAGTATCGGGGAATTTGCCCGCCTTGCAGGAAGAGACTGGAAAATAGCGACGGCCGATTCGGTGAAGCTCAATTTCGAAACGCTCCATCTTGTAGAAGCGAGGCTGAGGCGCGGCCGGGAAAAACTGCTACCGGGCGCTCTCCCTGATGATGCTTGA
- the gatD gene encoding Glu-tRNA(Gln) amidotransferase subunit GatD has protein sequence MKKAADGDAVAEKLSAAGIESGDLIRVRDREKVFAGILMPRDEFSSGDVLVLKLRSGYNIGVKYGRHTEVELVEKQPKPAHRRSGAARHAGDGKSDRRVAFVGTGGTIASFVDYRTGGVFPAYDAEGIVSLVPEISSVCRLEGETLFSEMSENFGYSEWKALAEEAASRLNAGYRGVLIAHGTDTMSYTAAALSFMLKNMTGPVVLVGAQRSPDRPSFDGYLNLLCSARVAAESDVGEVVVVMHSSSSDTECAVHRGTKVRKMHSSRRDAFRSINCEPIALVDGGIRYLSEYRHASGGKVEADTKMSDGVSLVQFYPDLDGDEFMRITEGKKGVVIAGTGLGHVSSELVGCIRKRVSEGMPVVATTQCLYGTVDLKVYSTGRDMLKAGVINGSDMLPEVAYVKLRWVLGHHSRLEDVRKLMESSISGEITCRREGAEKLV, from the coding sequence ATGAAAAAGGCTGCCGATGGGGACGCGGTCGCGGAAAAACTCAGTGCCGCAGGCATAGAATCGGGCGACCTGATAAGGGTAAGAGACAGAGAGAAGGTTTTTGCCGGCATACTCATGCCCCGTGACGAATTCAGCTCCGGCGATGTACTCGTTCTCAAGCTCAGGTCCGGATACAATATCGGTGTGAAATACGGCAGGCACACCGAAGTGGAACTCGTCGAAAAGCAGCCGAAACCGGCGCACCGCCGCTCGGGCGCGGCCAGACACGCCGGTGACGGGAAGAGCGACAGGAGGGTGGCTTTTGTGGGAACCGGCGGCACGATAGCAAGTTTCGTCGATTACAGGACGGGTGGCGTGTTTCCGGCATATGACGCCGAAGGAATCGTTTCACTTGTACCGGAGATTTCGTCTGTCTGCAGACTCGAGGGCGAAACGCTTTTCTCGGAAATGAGCGAGAATTTCGGTTACAGCGAATGGAAAGCGCTTGCAGAGGAAGCTGCATCCAGGCTGAACGCGGGCTACAGGGGTGTGCTGATTGCACATGGCACAGACACGATGTCCTATACAGCTGCGGCGCTTTCATTCATGCTGAAGAACATGACGGGTCCGGTCGTTCTTGTCGGCGCGCAGAGATCCCCGGACAGACCGTCTTTTGACGGCTATCTGAATCTCCTCTGTTCCGCAAGAGTCGCGGCAGAAAGCGACGTGGGCGAGGTGGTCGTCGTAATGCATTCCTCATCGTCGGATACGGAATGCGCTGTTCACCGCGGAACAAAGGTCAGGAAAATGCATTCAAGCAGGAGAGATGCGTTCAGGAGCATCAACTGCGAGCCGATAGCACTCGTGGACGGAGGCATAAGGTATCTGTCCGAATACAGGCATGCATCCGGTGGAAAGGTGGAGGCGGACACGAAGATGTCTGACGGCGTATCGCTGGTGCAGTTTTATCCGGACCTTGACGGCGACGAATTCATGCGCATTACAGAAGGAAAGAAGGGAGTGGTTATTGCAGGAACAGGCCTTGGCCATGTTAGCTCTGAGCTCGTCGGCTGCATCAGGAAGAGGGTTTCAGAGGGAATGCCTGTTGTCGCGACCACCCAGTGCCTGTACGGAACAGTGGATCTGAAGGTGTATTCGACGGGAAGGGACATGCTGAAGGCAGGCGTGATAAACGGCTCAGACATGCTTCCGGAGGTTGCCTATGTGAAGCTGAGGTGGGTGCTTGGACATCACAGCAGGCTGGAGGATGTCAGGAAACTGATGGAGAGCAGCATTTCGGGGGAGATAACCTGCAGGCGGGAAGGTGCTGAGAAACTTGTCTGA
- a CDS encoding M48 family metallopeptidase, with protein MEGRGREQVEEKEYGSGGLHYTERRSRRIRRLSISVDASCNIIVRVPEGASRKEIHNFILQNRKWIDDSVAEMAAMERITIDGSSGSKAVYGGRVLDVEVCEQPGGGYYTLLENSGKLKLFCGDGEQERVRIISMFYAERTLDFLKRKIPEWEIATGLRAAKYEIKNFRSKWGSCSPGGTIRFNSRLSLFPEEVMEYVVVHELCHLRHRRHDEKFWHSVANHIPDFMDRRRALRKWALKTRFAW; from the coding sequence ATGGAAGGGCGCGGTAGAGAACAGGTGGAAGAGAAGGAATACGGATCCGGCGGTCTGCATTACACAGAACGCAGGAGCAGGAGGATCAGAAGGCTGAGCATTTCTGTGGACGCATCATGCAACATCATTGTCCGTGTCCCCGAGGGCGCCTCAAGGAAGGAAATACACAATTTCATTCTCCAGAACAGGAAATGGATTGACGACAGCGTGGCGGAAATGGCGGCAATGGAGAGGATTACAATCGACGGAAGCAGCGGCTCGAAGGCGGTTTACGGCGGAAGGGTGCTGGATGTCGAGGTTTGCGAACAGCCGGGGGGAGGATACTACACACTGCTGGAGAACTCAGGAAAACTGAAACTCTTCTGCGGGGATGGGGAGCAGGAAAGAGTCCGCATCATCAGCATGTTCTACGCCGAAAGGACGCTAGATTTCCTGAAGCGCAAAATACCGGAATGGGAGATAGCGACGGGACTGCGTGCGGCAAAATACGAGATTAAAAACTTCAGGAGCAAATGGGGGAGCTGTTCTCCCGGCGGGACAATAAGATTCAATTCAAGGCTGTCCCTGTTCCCGGAGGAGGTAATGGAGTATGTTGTCGTGCATGAACTGTGCCACCTGAGGCACAGGAGGCATGATGAAAAATTCTGGCATTCGGTGGCAAACCACATACCCGATTTCATGGACAGAAGAAGGGCATTGAGGAAGTGGGCACTCAAAACGCGGTTTGCCTGGTAG